A window from Citrus sinensis cultivar Valencia sweet orange chromosome 3, DVS_A1.0, whole genome shotgun sequence encodes these proteins:
- the LOC102606627 gene encoding tubulin-folding cofactor C isoform X6, which translates to MSNMEGEETPHRQIPDETLQKKHQSMIHRLAVRHQTRLETRKPDSPDSSSTSAFLSRFNDFKNSITTQIESAADPSCLTDISSSISDLEKLVAENSYCLPSYEIRASLKTISDLRQNLDTLTAHIVPKKKFSFKNKPVKKETHIINQDTECNTVSLPELKKTSLPVRDSPGFRDKQSQVLVKNFKGSEIGEFTLSGLDSCEVKLVGSVNALFINQLKNCKVYVGPVMGSILIEEVENCLLVLVSHQIRIHFAKRSDFYLRVRSRPIIEDSNEVRFAPYCLKYKGIEADLEVAGLNEETGNWANVDDFKWLRAVQSPNWSVLPEEERIGTVDLVDLECGNGTI; encoded by the coding sequence ATGTCAAATATGGAAGGGGAAGAAACCCCACACCGGCAAATCCCCGACGAAACCTTACAGAAGAAACACCAGTCGATGATCCACCGACTCGCAGTTCGGCACCAAACTCGTTTAGAAACTCGCAAACCTGACTCACCTGACTCATCCTCCACCTCCGCTTTTCTCTCCCGCTTCAATGACTTTAAGAATTCCATCACCACCCAAATTGAATCTGCCGCTGATCCTTCTTGTCTCACTGATATCTCATCATCAATCTCGGACCTCGAAAAACTCGTTGCGGAGAATTCGTACTGTCTCCCCTCCTATGAAATCCGAGCCTCTCTCAAAACAATCTCTGATTTGAGACAGAATCTTGATACATTGACTGCCCATattgtccccaaaaagaaattctCATTTAAGAACAAACCCGTCAAAAAAGAAACCCACATTATTAACCAAGACACAGAATGTAATACTGTTTCGTTGCCAGAGTTAAAAAAGACGAGTCTCCCAGTTCGTGACTCGCCGGGTTTTAGAGACAAACAAAGCCAAGTACTAGTGAAGAACTTTAAGGGTTCAGAAATAGGTGAATTTACATTATCAGGACTTGACTCGTGTGAGGTGAAACTGGTTGGAAGTGTTAACGCATTGTTTATCAACCAATTGAAAAATTGTAAAGTTTATGTAGGACCAGTGATGGGTTCAATTTTGATTGAGGAAGTGGAGAATTGCCTGTTGGTTTTGGTATCGCATCAGATTCGGATTCATTTTGCAAAAAGGAGTGATTTTTATCTGAGGGTCAGGAGTCGGCCTATCATTGAGGATAGTAATGAAGTAAGATTTGCGCCTTATTGTTTGAAGTATAAGGGAATTGAAGCAGACTTGGAGGTTGCTGGGTTGAATGAGGAGACAGGGAACTGGGCTAATGTGGATGATTTTAAGTGGTTGAGAGCGGTTCAAAGTCCCAACTGGTCGGTTTTGCCCGAGGAGGAGAGGATTGGGACTGTTGATTTGGTGGATCTGGAATGTGGGAATGGCACAATTTAG